One genomic segment of Desulfocapsa sulfexigens DSM 10523 includes these proteins:
- a CDS encoding FAD-dependent thymidylate synthase, whose translation MRIVDPSFEIQDDLDRASLVVRLEACGRICYKSEGLIDENSALPFVKKIAEHGHNSVMEMAVVTLGIVCSDDQFDALLALEPKYLFIDRLGSEVLVTASIRSLRELYQRAGTNALVEAMVAFMVARHSYLFEGVWDGGNGQGKDITVRKLDLQEVDSLPEENISKHRFLGVKFITNRAVTHEIVRHRPCSFLQESQRYCRYSQDKFDNQVTFIRPLFYKEGSDEFVLWQKAMEDTEKIYLKLLESSTPQAARTVLPNSCKTEIIVYCNLAEWSHIFKLRTTPAAEPSMREVMIPLAAEMKKRYPAIF comes from the coding sequence ATGCGGATTGTTGACCCGTCGTTTGAAATTCAGGATGATCTGGATCGGGCATCACTTGTTGTGCGCCTTGAGGCCTGTGGACGTATCTGTTACAAGAGTGAGGGCCTTATTGATGAAAATTCTGCCCTTCCTTTTGTGAAAAAGATAGCTGAGCACGGTCACAATTCTGTGATGGAAATGGCGGTGGTCACATTGGGTATTGTGTGCTCCGATGACCAATTTGATGCTTTACTGGCCTTAGAACCCAAATATCTTTTTATCGATCGTCTGGGTTCTGAGGTTTTGGTGACCGCATCCATTCGAAGTCTTCGAGAGTTGTATCAGCGAGCAGGGACGAATGCGCTGGTTGAAGCCATGGTTGCTTTTATGGTTGCCAGGCATTCCTATCTTTTCGAGGGTGTTTGGGACGGTGGTAATGGACAGGGAAAAGATATAACGGTCAGGAAATTGGATTTGCAGGAGGTGGATTCGCTTCCAGAGGAAAATATTTCCAAGCATCGTTTTCTTGGTGTGAAGTTTATCACAAATCGTGCCGTGACTCACGAAATCGTGCGACATCGTCCCTGTTCTTTTTTGCAGGAAAGTCAACGCTACTGCCGCTATAGTCAGGATAAGTTTGATAATCAGGTGACTTTTATCAGACCCCTGTTCTATAAAGAGGGGAGCGACGAGTTTGTGCTCTGGCAAAAGGCCATGGAAGATACAGAAAAAATATATTTGAAACTCCTTGAATCTTCCACGCCTCAGGCTGCCCGGACTGTGTTGCCTAATTCCTGCAAGACAGAAATTATTGTTTATTGTAATCTTGCAGAGTGGAGCCATATTTTTAAATTACGAACAACTCCTGCAGCCGAACCTTCCATGCGGGAAGTTATGATTCCGCTTGCTGCTGAAATGAAAAAACGCTATCCGGCGATCTTCTGA
- a CDS encoding formate--tetrahydrofolate ligase, translating into MALDPTKHADWEIAAEAESRMKTVYELGEQLGLDKEEVLPYGHYVGKLDFNKIMSRLADKPDGKYVDVTAISPTPLGEGKSTCAMGLVQGLGKRNKSVVGAIRQPSGGPTMNIKGSAAGGGLAQCIPLTEFSLGLTGDINAIMNAHNLGMVALTSRMQHEANYTDEQLAQRNLKRLDIHPKKVEFNWIMDFCAQALRDITIGQGPGKMDGFTMKSSFAIAVSSEIMAILAIANDLADMRRRIAKIVVAYDKQDRPITTADLEVDGAMTAWMVQALNPNLMQTLEGQPVLVHAGPFANIAIGQSSVIADRVGLKIADYNVTESGFGADIGFEKFWNLKCRFSGNKPNCAVVVATIRALKCHGGAPIPVPGKPMPVEYNTENVGWVEEGCKNLIHHIETVKKAGINPVVCINAFYTDTDNEIAAVRRICEAAGARVALSRHWEHGGEGALEFADAVVDACEEPNDFKFLYDLSDPLDKRIDLIAREVYGADGVSYTPEAQAKLKRLGADPDMAEMGTCMVKTHLSLSHNPALKGTPKGWTLPIRDILTYKGAGFVVPVAGAISLMPGTGSDPAYRRVDVDVETGKVKGVF; encoded by the coding sequence ATGGCTCTTGATCCAACGAAACATGCTGACTGGGAAATTGCTGCTGAAGCTGAGTCCCGTATGAAAACCGTTTATGAGCTTGGTGAACAGCTGGGACTCGATAAGGAAGAAGTACTTCCCTATGGTCATTATGTCGGGAAACTTGATTTTAATAAGATCATGAGTCGTCTTGCCGATAAGCCTGATGGAAAATATGTTGATGTGACCGCCATCAGTCCGACCCCTCTTGGTGAAGGGAAATCCACATGCGCCATGGGGCTTGTTCAGGGGCTTGGTAAACGGAATAAATCAGTTGTTGGTGCCATCCGCCAGCCTTCCGGTGGGCCCACTATGAACATAAAGGGTTCAGCTGCTGGTGGTGGACTTGCCCAGTGTATTCCTCTTACGGAGTTTTCCCTTGGTTTGACCGGTGACATCAATGCCATTATGAATGCGCACAACCTTGGTATGGTTGCTCTCACATCGCGTATGCAGCATGAGGCAAATTACACCGATGAGCAGCTTGCTCAGCGTAATCTGAAACGCCTTGATATCCACCCCAAAAAGGTTGAGTTTAACTGGATCATGGATTTCTGTGCTCAGGCCCTTCGTGATATCACCATCGGTCAGGGACCCGGTAAAATGGATGGTTTCACCATGAAATCTTCCTTTGCAATCGCTGTATCCTCCGAGATTATGGCCATTCTCGCCATCGCCAACGATCTGGCTGATATGCGCCGCCGTATTGCTAAAATTGTTGTTGCTTACGACAAGCAGGACCGACCTATCACCACAGCTGACCTTGAAGTTGATGGTGCCATGACCGCATGGATGGTTCAGGCCCTCAATCCTAACCTGATGCAGACACTTGAAGGTCAGCCGGTACTTGTTCATGCAGGACCATTTGCAAATATCGCTATTGGTCAGTCTTCTGTTATTGCTGATCGTGTTGGTTTGAAAATTGCTGATTATAACGTTACTGAATCAGGCTTTGGTGCAGATATCGGATTCGAGAAATTCTGGAACCTTAAATGCCGTTTCTCCGGAAACAAGCCAAATTGCGCAGTTGTTGTTGCGACCATTCGAGCTCTTAAGTGTCACGGTGGTGCGCCAATTCCGGTTCCTGGAAAGCCCATGCCTGTTGAGTATAACACTGAGAACGTCGGCTGGGTCGAAGAGGGTTGCAAGAATCTTATTCATCACATTGAAACTGTTAAAAAGGCTGGGATCAATCCTGTTGTCTGTATCAATGCTTTCTATACTGATACCGATAACGAGATTGCTGCAGTTCGTCGTATATGTGAAGCGGCTGGCGCTCGTGTTGCCCTTTCCCGTCATTGGGAACATGGTGGAGAGGGTGCTCTTGAATTTGCGGATGCGGTTGTTGATGCCTGTGAAGAGCCAAATGATTTCAAATTCCTGTACGACCTGAGCGATCCTCTTGATAAGCGTATTGATCTTATCGCAAGGGAAGTTTATGGCGCAGATGGCGTGAGTTATACTCCAGAGGCTCAGGCTAAACTGAAGCGTCTTGGGGCAGACCCTGATATGGCTGAGATGGGAACCTGTATGGTCAAAACACACCTCTCTCTTTCTCATAACCCTGCTCTTAAAGGAACCCCAAAGGGATGGACGCTGCCTATTCGTGACATTTTGACATACAAAGGCGCTGGATTTGTTGTACCTGTTGCCGGAGCTATTAGCCTGATGCCTGGTACCGGTTCTGATCCTGCGTATCGACGGGTTGACGTTGATGTTGAGACTGGAAAAGTAAAAGGGGTGTTCTAA